In Agromyces archimandritae, one genomic interval encodes:
- a CDS encoding energy-coupling factor transporter transmembrane component T family protein — translation MTAGEQAAVRAADAGTPVDPFAPDREPAWRWLHHLNPVAKLAAPLPVMVAVVFSDGIAVPAAFAVFGLLVLFSGARMPWRIGLALVVGIPLVAALLGITIGVWVDPARVGDVPGADVVLARIGDLRFTAAMYLVGLATAARLAALLVLALIAGMTATGPELVRAAVQTLRVPYRIGYTALAAYRFVPRFGHELEVIRAAHRVRGTDAGRGPAAAVRRWFGYAVPLLASAIRHAERVALAMDARAFGAHPTRTERHPVPWRTRDWVFIALFWAASVAVWWLAASIA, via the coding sequence GTGACCGCCGGCGAGCAGGCCGCCGTGCGCGCCGCCGACGCGGGCACGCCCGTCGACCCCTTCGCGCCCGACCGCGAACCCGCCTGGCGCTGGCTGCACCATCTGAACCCCGTCGCCAAGTTGGCTGCGCCGCTTCCGGTGATGGTCGCGGTCGTGTTCTCGGACGGCATCGCCGTTCCCGCGGCGTTCGCCGTGTTCGGGCTCCTCGTGCTGTTCTCGGGGGCGCGGATGCCGTGGCGCATCGGGCTCGCGCTCGTCGTCGGCATCCCGCTCGTCGCCGCCCTCCTCGGGATCACGATCGGCGTCTGGGTCGACCCGGCGCGCGTCGGCGACGTGCCAGGGGCGGATGTCGTGCTCGCCCGCATCGGCGATCTCCGCTTCACTGCCGCGATGTACCTCGTCGGCCTCGCGACGGCCGCGCGCCTGGCCGCCCTGCTCGTGCTCGCCCTGATCGCCGGGATGACCGCGACCGGGCCGGAGCTCGTGCGCGCCGCGGTGCAGACGCTCCGCGTGCCGTACCGGATCGGATACACCGCGCTCGCCGCGTATCGCTTCGTGCCGCGCTTCGGGCACGAGCTCGAGGTCATCCGGGCCGCCCACCGGGTGCGCGGAACGGATGCCGGGCGCGGCCCCGCCGCCGCCGTGCGGCGCTGGTTCGGCTACGCGGTGCCGCTTCTGGCCAGCGCCATCCGGCACGCCGAACGCGTCGCCCTCGCGATGGACGCCCGCGCGTTCGGCGCGCACCCGACGCGCACCGAACGGCACCCGGTCCCGTGGCGGACCCGCGACTGGGTCTTCATCG